The region TCCTTTATAGCTTCCTTTATTTAAAAAGTATTTAGGTGGAACAGCCAAGGCTGCTCGAATAGGAGTACTCTGGCCATTATTAGATTGGATTACGATTTTTTTAGCACATACCCAGCCCTCATTTCTTATTATACCAGGCCATGAAATCCATAAACCTCCTACAAAACCTATCAATATTGGCAATAATCTCTTAATCATAATTTTATTAATATCTTTGGTTATATAGGTTAAATAAACTTTTTTTAATTATTTCACATATTAATTTGAGAATAAAGATAAGCCTGGATTATGTTAACTTTAAATGTGTTTCTTAGAAGTTTTTCTGATCTAATTCTGAGTCCTTTGAAACATCCTCTTGCTGAGCAAATGGTTCATCAATGGCCTGGACCTCTGGGTTATTTTTTTGTGGTTCAGGAGTGACGTCTTCTTGTTGAGCTGATGGTTCATCAATAGCCTGGACCTCTGGGTTATTTTTTTGTGGTTCAGGAGTGACGTCTTCTTGTTGAGCTGATGGTTCATCAATAGCCTGGACCTCTGGGATATTTACTTGTGGTTCAGGAGAGATGTCTTCTTGTTGAGCTGATGGTTCATCAATAGCCTGGACTTCTGGAGTATCTATAGAATTATTCTCTTCAGATGGAATAAGTTCTTGAATTAAAACGAACAAATCTTTCAAGTTTTCAAATAAAGCTTTCAAATTCTCAAGAATTCTTTTTAGAACATTTTTTATTGCTTGAGCCTTCTCTCCTTTATTGATATATAGGATTATCCCCGCCATTAATGGGAATAGAAGTAAAAAGAGAATAAAAACAATCATTTATGATATTTAAATTTCCCTAAAGATCACGTGCAATTTCTTTTTTATCAAGGGGTAGGCAACAACCTTTAAAGTTGTTATTTTTTACGTTTTGAAGGTGTAACAGAGTAATGAAAAACCTTTAAACGAAATAGCCTATGATTTTTTAAGCTCTGCTATTAGCACATCCAGATAAAACCAAACTGTTTCTGAAGATAGGGTTTAGTTGAAATTACCTATAAATATTTAGGAGGATAGGCGGTTTGAATATCTTTACTAAAGATAAAGTCATCAGTAGACCAGTTTTCTTATGCCAAAACTGATATTCGCAAGGAAGGGAATATGCCAGAATTTGTTGAAATAAAAAATCTTATTAGCTTTTTTACCACAAACAATGCTATCTCTACTTTAAATAAAAAAAAAATGACTAATCAAGAACCACCAAATAATGAACCTAAGTGGGACTACACTTCTTCCAGACAAAACTTCTTTACTGGAGCCGCTGTCGTAGGTGGTAATCTCCTAGTGCTATTGATTTACTTGCTCTACAGGACAGTGCCAGCTGTACATCAATTTATTTCAGGTAAACCTATGTAGCTTAGCTTTGGTTTGATTAATATGGCTTAAAAAGAAAAATGACTTCATTAAGAGAGAGGCTAAATGCTCACTTTTCCATAGGTCTTCAATTTATTAGCACTATTTCTTTGCTAATCCTTGCGATAACGGCTGTTTGTGGATCTCGTTCATTGAAGCGCATTGCTGATAGCCATGAAATTTACCCAACTGAAAATGTTCATGAAAATCAGATAATTAAAAGAAACCATAAGCATTAGATATTAATTCTTTCATGAAACATTTATAATCAATAATATTTTCACTTTAAAGATTTTTGACGTCATGAAAATTATATTTATAAGTTAAAAGGAATATATAATATATTAAAGTTCAACGATTTTTAATTAAGTTCTCATCTTATTTAAAATTAGAAAACCCAAAATTAACATTACAAGAATTGGTAGTAAATAAAGTGCTGCAAATAATCCCATAATTAAAAAAGAGATTGAAATGAATAGCATAGATATAACAACGAAACTCTGCCACCAATTTTGGAATCTCCTTTGCCATGTTCTCCCAGTTAATTTATCTAATTCAATTTGTAATTTTTTGCGTTCATGATTTAGAGCAATAAGTTGAGATTGGTGCCATTGGGCAGAAGTATTAGCCGAAGATTCAATGATTCTTTTCTGAAAACCCATAAAGAGATTTTTCTGGTTAGAAAATAATGAGCGAAGCCTTACTATTTGAGCCTCGAAAATTGCCCGACTGGTAAGTTGAATCTGTGAATCAATTTCTTTTATTTCTTGAATTAGTGATTGAACAGGGTTGTGCGTATAGCTCCTGTTAACTTGGGTAATAGAAAAAATCTTTTTTCTTTTCTTAAATAGCCTGTAAATTAATCGCAATTAATTAAACCCTTATATAGAAATGAAAAGCTTATTGAGAAGTTTAGCTTGGGAAGGGCTCAAGTGCTATCTTCTCTAATTAGGTTTAGTTGTATAAGTACAAAACTAATATTTTGAATTTTATAATTTCGATTAAAATATGTGAGAGATGGATTTAACTATTAAGGAAATTCCTATTGTAATGGAGATAAATTCAAATAAGGTCTTAACAAGTTTATCTCCTTTGATTATACCTATATGTGCACCTAAGTAACCACCTGTCAAAGAACCAATTATAAGTGAGGGCAACCAAAACCATTGTATTTCATTCTTCAAGCCCAGTACTATAGCTCCTGTTCCATTCCAAGCAATGCCCACAAGAATTAATGTATAGGCCACAGCCCTGGTATAAGAAAGACCAAACCATTTAACTAACCACAATGTTACAAATAATCCTGTTCCTGATGTTAGCGAACCATTTAGAACTCCAATTAAGAACAAGATAAAACATCCGATAATTAATCTTTGATTGCTTAAGGATTTATTGCTATATGACAGCTTGTCCTGATAGCTTTTTGATGAGTAAATACCTAGACACAATGTCATAATACCTAAGCTAAATGTAGCAATTTCACTAGGAATTGCAAAAATAGTATTAGCCCCTAAGAGAACTCCAGGTAGACCAAATCCCAATACAAATAAGGTGATTTTAGTTTCCAGAGTCTTTTCTTTATAATGGCGAATACTTGCACCTAAGCCAAGCGCAACACTTGCAACTTTATGGGTTGCTAATGCTTTCGAAAATGGAAGGCCTAAAAATATTAATGCAGGCAGCTGAATTAAACCAGCTCCTCCCCCAGATAATGCAGATAAAAAATTAGAAGTTATAGATACTATAATCAATAACAATTGTATAAAGAGTTCTGAGAGCATTTTTATGACTTATTGCTTTGATATTAGCAAATTGAAAGCAGTAATTAAATCAAAAATAAACCTTGCTTTGACTATAGAACTAGAGAATAAAAGTGATTTATCATTTATAAAGAAGTACATCTCTTGGCTGAACAATATGTCAGGGAATTGAGATTTGTTAGTTTAAAAATTCTTTAGCATCTTCCAAAGTATTAGTTTTTGTGGAATAATTAATGATAGTTATTGATCTATAGATGACTTTTCTTAGATTAATTAAGGAAAAGCTTAAGAATATAGGTAGACATATTATAGGAAAACTATCATTAAATAAGAATTATTTGTCAGTCACATTACTTGAAAGTTCTCAAATAAGATGTCGTTGGTATATCAATAATAGAGATAGTAAAATGATCTCCAATAATAACACCTTTCTCTTATGTATCAGAATGTATGACATAACTAATATAAAAAATAAGGAAATAGGAACTTGTATTATGAAGGAGGTAGAGGCTAATAAACTTTCTAAAGAATGTGTTTTGACTCCTCCTGTTTCTACAGGTACGCTTCGTATAGAGATTGGATACAGAGAACCATTTGGTGAATGGTTCTTGTTATCATCTTCTTTATTATGTTTAGCAGAAAGAACTAATGAAGCTTTTTTACCAAATGATTTATGGTTTTACCTTTCTTCGAATCCTGAAAAAGAATCTGAAAGTATACATGAAAGGATATATCAGCTTTCAAATAATCTAATTAACGGCGGTTCTGATGTAGCCCATGAAAAATCAAAGCATATAAAAGGCTAAAATAATTAATTATTGAACATCTTTTATTGAATATAGAAGCCAATTTATAAAGTTTGTAGGATTTACAAGATAAGATATTTCCTTGTTGACTTTTATACCCCTTTCTCTACTAATTAATGATATTTTTGATGATTTTTGATTACTTCTTGTCTTTATACTTTCTTTAATTTCATCTTGAAAAAACCAAACAGTTTTACCATTACTTAATTCTAAAATTAAACCTATTTGAGTACCATCTGTTATCCTATAGCCAACAATTTTTCCATTAGGCCTATCATTCAATAGCTCAATTAACTCTGGTGAAACTCTGTCTTTAATCTTACTAGGATCAATACTGACAATAGATCCAACTTCTGAAAGAGAGTATTGTTTATTTATGTCGTCCAAGATTTAAAAAGTTTTAAGGAATTTACTTTAATAACTTTTGATAGTCAAGCTGCTCAACCTTCCTTGATTTTGCAAAAAGCCATATTTTGGTTGAATTATCAGTTCAGGGATGATTATATTGCTTCATTTATTTTGGATTCTCTTAGGCTTATTCTTCTTTGGAGCCTCAGCTGACTGAGGAAATGTGCTTTTGATTTTCCATCCAATAAATTTGACTCCAGCTATCGTTAGGCGCAGTAAAAGAAAAACAAAAGCAACAAGTCCTGCAGCTATAACAAACGACAGTATTTGATTAGCAGGATTGATTTCACTAAGATTGCTCATAAGATCTATTTTAATCTTGAGTTAATACTCACTTATTTTACAATTATATTTGTGTTATATAAGTAATTCTTGTAATCTAGTGTTAACGATAAAATTATTATCTTGCTTCTACCACCTATAAACGTTTGGTTAGGCTTGTTGCTAATTTCAATTGGTTTAATAGTGAGAATCGAATTTAAAATTAACGTGACAGAAGACTAGCTATTAGAGATTTATTGAATATCAGATATCTTTCAATTAAGCATTTCTTCACTAATCTATAGCTGCGGAATTCATTTATACCGCATTTAAAACCCTTTACTTTCCATTTCACTGTTGTGGAGCTTTTGCATTTCAACCATTTCTGCGCAGGTGAGAGCAGGTCTATATAGGAACTCGCATCCAAAAGCTGAACGCCAAAACATAAAATGTTTAAAGAGTGCTTTATTATCAGCAGCTTTGCAGATTATGCATAGTTCACCAGATTCAGGCATATGAAGCCTTGCCACTAATTCAAAACCCTCAAATTTATCCATTAATGCCCCATCTTCCATATATTTAATAAATGCTGTATAACCTTCATCTTGTGTCTCTGAAGGAACAACGCATGTCACAACAAAAAATTGCA is a window of Prochlorococcus marinus subsp. marinus str. CCMP1375 DNA encoding:
- a CDS encoding sulfite exporter TauE/SafE family protein translates to MLSELFIQLLLIIVSITSNFLSALSGGGAGLIQLPALIFLGLPFSKALATHKVASVALGLGASIRHYKEKTLETKITLFVLGFGLPGVLLGANTIFAIPSEIATFSLGIMTLCLGIYSSKSYQDKLSYSNKSLSNQRLIIGCFILFLIGVLNGSLTSGTGLFVTLWLVKWFGLSYTRAVAYTLILVGIAWNGTGAIVLGLKNEIQWFWLPSLIIGSLTGGYLGAHIGIIKGDKLVKTLFEFISITIGISLIVKSISHIF
- a CDS encoding DUF4912 domain-containing protein, whose protein sequence is MTFLRLIKEKLKNIGRHIIGKLSLNKNYLSVTLLESSQIRCRWYINNRDSKMISNNNTFLLCIRMYDITNIKNKEIGTCIMKEVEANKLSKECVLTPPVSTGTLRIEIGYREPFGEWFLLSSSLLCLAERTNEAFLPNDLWFYLSSNPEKESESIHERIYQLSNNLINGGSDVAHEKSKHIKG
- a CDS encoding DUF3303 domain-containing protein; the protein is MQFFVVTCVVPSETQDEGYTAFIKYMEDGALMDKFEGFELVARLHMPESGELCIICKAADNKALFKHFMFWRSAFGCEFLYRPALTCAEMVEMQKLHNSEMESKGF
- a CDS encoding DUF2862 domain-containing protein produces the protein MDDINKQYSLSEVGSIVSIDPSKIKDRVSPELIELLNDRPNGKIVGYRITDGTQIGLILELSNGKTVWFFQDEIKESIKTRSNQKSSKISLISRERGIKVNKEISYLVNPTNFINWLLYSIKDVQ